From Syntrophales bacterium, one genomic window encodes:
- a CDS encoding radical SAM protein, translating into MKRLIIPIFIMNRGCPNRCIFCNESITAGNYTPDITVDSFTRTVEACLATAKDRYQKRQIAFYGGNFTGLGRDEQEELLGFTLPYIETGKIHSLRLSTRPDHLDNGTLRYLFSRQVRTIEVGVQSFDDEVLARSNRGHTGEDARRAVGLLAREGFETGVHLMAGLPGDTAEGFIRTVEQTIDLSPRTVRIHPTIVFRDTALARLYGEGRYRPLSLDEAVNLCAVALARFTAARIPVIRIGLQVTEEMLQENAVLAGPFHPSLRSLVDATVFKNLALLLLNRVPSKAGELRFFLSPSDTSRFRGPRNSTVDYLNHHLGRSRLSILEDNHLAPGSLRLVAGTFNETLSVASRGDELAEMIQQSIC; encoded by the coding sequence ATGAAACGCCTCATCATTCCAATTTTCATCATGAATCGCGGCTGTCCAAACCGGTGTATTTTCTGCAATGAGAGCATCACCGCCGGAAATTATACGCCGGACATCACCGTCGACTCCTTTACACGGACCGTGGAGGCCTGTCTTGCAACGGCAAAAGACCGCTACCAGAAAAGACAGATCGCCTTCTACGGGGGCAATTTTACCGGTCTTGGCCGGGATGAGCAGGAAGAACTGCTGGGTTTCACCCTCCCCTACATTGAAACAGGAAAGATTCATTCGTTGCGCCTGTCCACGCGGCCCGACCACCTGGATAACGGCACCCTGCGGTATCTTTTTTCCCGGCAGGTACGAACCATTGAAGTCGGCGTGCAATCTTTCGACGACGAGGTTCTTGCGCGATCGAACCGCGGCCATACCGGCGAGGACGCCCGACGGGCCGTGGGACTTCTCGCGCGGGAGGGATTTGAGACAGGTGTCCATCTGATGGCAGGTCTTCCCGGAGACACGGCGGAAGGTTTCATCCGGACCGTTGAACAAACCATTGACCTGTCTCCCCGGACGGTCCGGATCCACCCCACCATCGTCTTCCGGGATACCGCCCTGGCCCGTCTTTACGGGGAGGGTCGGTATCGGCCGCTATCGCTCGATGAGGCCGTCAATCTCTGTGCTGTCGCCCTGGCGCGCTTCACCGCCGCCCGGATTCCCGTCATCCGGATCGGTCTCCAGGTAACTGAAGAAATGCTTCAGGAAAATGCTGTCCTCGCCGGTCCCTTTCACCCCTCCCTGCGCTCGCTGGTAGACGCGACTGTCTTCAAGAATCTTGCCCTCCTGCTCCTCAACCGGGTTCCGTCGAAGGCGGGCGAGCTTCGATTCTTCCTGTCGCCGTCGGACACTTCGCGGTTTCGGGGACCGCGCAACAGCACCGTTGATTATCTCAATCATCACCTGGGAAGGTCCCGTCTGTCGATTCTCGAGGACAACCACCTTGCCCCGGGCAGTCTGAGGCTGGTCGCCGGAACCTTCAACGAGACCCTTTCCGTCGCCTCCCGCGGTGATGAGCTTGCCGAAATGATTCAACAATCGATTTGCTGA
- a CDS encoding M48 family metallopeptidase gives MKKNLFRLLVFAAVLLVACACATVPVTGRKQLSLVPATTMLSMSRQQYGAFLQESTVSTDAEKTAVVREVGGNIQRAVERYHTQRGMSRELSNYDWEFNLIESDDINAWAMPGGKIAVYTGMLPVAGDENGLAVVIGHEIGHAVAGHGGERMSHLLMVQMGGMALSAALADHPRATQELWMMAFGLGAQIGFILPYSRLQEREADRLGLIFMAMAGYDPAQALTFWERLSAEKKGTAPPVFLSTHPTDEQRVRTIRSLLPEARRYYEERR, from the coding sequence ATGAAAAAAAATCTTTTTCGGCTTCTCGTGTTCGCGGCTGTTCTCCTGGTGGCGTGCGCCTGTGCCACCGTGCCCGTCACGGGGCGCAAGCAGCTCAGCCTGGTTCCCGCCACGACGATGCTCTCCATGAGCAGGCAGCAGTACGGCGCCTTTCTGCAGGAAAGCACGGTGAGTACCGATGCAGAAAAGACCGCCGTGGTACGGGAGGTGGGAGGGAACATACAACGGGCGGTTGAGCGCTATCACACGCAACGGGGAATGTCGCGGGAATTGAGCAATTATGATTGGGAATTCAACCTCATAGAAAGCGATGACATCAACGCCTGGGCAATGCCCGGCGGCAAGATAGCCGTGTACACGGGCATGCTTCCCGTTGCTGGAGATGAAAACGGACTTGCCGTTGTCATCGGCCATGAAATCGGTCATGCCGTAGCAGGTCACGGGGGGGAGCGGATGAGCCACCTCCTGATGGTCCAGATGGGCGGCATGGCCCTGTCCGCAGCCCTTGCCGACCACCCTCGGGCGACACAGGAACTCTGGATGATGGCCTTCGGCCTCGGCGCCCAGATCGGCTTTATTCTTCCCTACAGCCGACTGCAGGAACGGGAAGCCGATCGCCTGGGACTCATTTTCATGGCCATGGCAGGCTATGATCCGGCCCAGGCTCTCACGTTCTGGGAACGGCTATCCGCCGAAAAAAAGGGGACGGCTCCGCCGGTTTTCTTGAGCACCCATCCGACAGACGAACAGCGCGTACGAACCATCAGATCACTTCTGCCCGAGGCCCGCCGTTACTACGAAGAACGCCGCTGA
- the era gene encoding GTPase Era, which yields MAIAGRPNVGKSTLLNTIIGERIAITSRKPQTTRNRITGIKNAPEGQCVFIDTPGIHRAKTPLGRSLVSTALKVLTGVDIILFMVETARRTSPDDSLVLEALSDTSTPVFLIINKIDRIAGEDLLPLIDRMKNLHPFETIIPLSAVTGCNVDTLLLELWKHLPEGPPFFPEDMMTDLSERFFASEMIREQITLNTHQELPYTTAVVIDTFKDDEEKNLIRIQATVLVAKQSQKGILIGKKGGMLKKIGTGARLAMERFFGSRVFLELFVKVKKDWHESSSMLRELGY from the coding sequence GTGGCTATCGCGGGACGTCCGAACGTGGGAAAGTCAACGTTGCTCAACACGATAATCGGAGAGAGAATCGCCATTACCTCCCGCAAACCCCAGACAACGAGAAACCGGATCACGGGAATAAAAAACGCCCCCGAGGGTCAGTGCGTCTTCATAGACACGCCGGGCATACACCGGGCAAAAACGCCCTTGGGGCGATCCCTGGTATCCACGGCGTTAAAGGTTCTTACAGGGGTTGACATCATTCTCTTTATGGTCGAGACGGCACGGAGGACCTCCCCGGACGACAGCCTTGTCCTCGAGGCTCTTTCGGATACTTCGACACCGGTCTTTCTGATCATAAACAAGATAGACCGGATTGCCGGGGAAGACCTCCTTCCCTTAATCGACCGTATGAAAAATCTCCATCCCTTTGAAACCATCATACCCCTTTCGGCAGTGACGGGATGCAACGTGGACACTCTGCTTTTGGAGCTCTGGAAGCATCTTCCCGAGGGGCCGCCCTTTTTCCCTGAAGATATGATGACTGATCTGTCCGAGCGGTTTTTCGCCTCGGAGATGATCAGGGAACAGATCACGCTGAACACCCACCAGGAGCTGCCCTATACCACGGCGGTGGTGATCGACACCTTCAAGGACGATGAAGAAAAGAATCTGATACGCATCCAGGCTACCGTTCTGGTGGCGAAACAGTCCCAGAAGGGCATTCTCATCGGGAAAAAAGGCGGTATGCTCAAAAAGATAGGAACGGGAGCACGCCTGGCCATGGAACGGTTCTTCGGGTCCAGGGTGTTCCTGGAACTTTTCGTCAAGGTCAAGAAAGACTGGCATGAAAGCTCCTCCATGCTGCGGGAGCTGGGATACTGA
- the mtaB gene encoding tRNA (N(6)-L-threonylcarbamoyladenosine(37)-C(2))-methylthiotransferase MtaB, giving the protein MGRVMRIALATLGCKVNHYESAGIAEKLSGSGHEIVPFTGQADIYIVNTCSVTQKTDYQSRQLVRRAHRLNPSASIVVTGCYAQVAPETFRGLDGVTLVAGTAMKDALPSLLTSERLPAGTIVVTDMKDHQPFSCLPLSRIPGQTRGYVKIQDGCNADCSYCIIPRARGPSRSRKETGVIEEIRRFVDSGYREIVLTGIHLGHYGHDLAEATTLARLVRRIENETSIERIRLSSIEPKDVTNDLLALFRRSSRLCRHLHIPLQSGHDRILSLMSRNYTTADYRDLLSKIFDASPEAAVGIDIMTGFPGEGEKEFEATLEFVASLPAAYFHVFPWSSRPGTKAAGMGSHLKESVKKERARILRELGLKKREEYGRRFLGREVSVLVESGRHDGTGLLRGFSDTYIPVLVMDGTSSIINTIVMVTLESQRGTMLTGRVARHA; this is encoded by the coding sequence ATGGGACGCGTAATGAGAATCGCCCTGGCAACCCTGGGCTGCAAGGTCAATCACTATGAATCGGCGGGAATAGCCGAAAAACTGTCAGGATCAGGCCACGAAATCGTTCCCTTTACGGGTCAGGCGGACATCTACATCGTCAATACCTGTTCGGTGACACAGAAAACGGATTACCAGTCGCGGCAACTCGTTCGACGGGCCCACCGTCTCAATCCGTCGGCCTCTATCGTGGTGACGGGCTGTTATGCCCAGGTCGCCCCGGAAACCTTCAGGGGGCTTGACGGCGTGACCCTCGTGGCGGGAACGGCCATGAAAGACGCCCTTCCGTCGCTGCTCACGTCCGAACGATTGCCGGCGGGAACGATCGTTGTAACGGACATGAAGGACCACCAGCCTTTCTCATGTCTTCCGCTGTCGCGGATTCCAGGCCAGACCAGGGGCTACGTCAAGATTCAGGACGGTTGCAATGCCGACTGCAGCTACTGTATCATTCCCAGGGCGCGTGGCCCCAGCAGGAGCAGGAAGGAAACCGGCGTTATCGAAGAAATCAGGCGTTTTGTCGACTCGGGCTACCGGGAGATCGTTCTCACGGGCATACACCTCGGTCATTACGGTCATGACCTGGCGGAAGCGACGACCCTGGCGAGACTGGTGCGCCGCATCGAAAATGAAACATCGATTGAAAGAATCCGTCTCAGTTCAATAGAACCGAAGGATGTAACAAACGATCTTCTGGCGCTTTTTCGCCGTTCCAGCCGCCTCTGCCGGCACCTTCACATTCCCCTCCAGAGCGGTCACGACCGCATCCTGTCACTGATGAGCCGGAACTACACTACGGCAGACTACAGGGATCTCCTTTCGAAGATTTTCGACGCTTCTCCCGAAGCGGCCGTGGGCATTGATATAATGACAGGATTCCCCGGCGAAGGAGAGAAGGAGTTTGAGGCCACCCTCGAGTTTGTCGCATCCCTGCCTGCCGCCTATTTTCACGTATTCCCCTGGTCGTCGCGGCCGGGGACGAAAGCGGCCGGAATGGGGAGCCACCTGAAGGAATCCGTCAAGAAAGAACGCGCTCGTATTCTGCGTGAACTGGGACTGAAAAAAAGAGAGGAGTACGGGCGGCGTTTCCTGGGCAGGGAGGTTTCCGTTCTCGTGGAGAGTGGACGTCATGACGGAACAGGCCTGCTGCGAGGGTTTTCCGACACCTATATACCGGTTCTTGTGATGGATGGTACATCATCGATAATCAATACTATCGTCATGGTAACTCTGGAGTCCCAACGGGGAACCATGCTCACGGGAAGGGTGGCCCGTCATGCCTGA
- the rnc gene encoding ribonuclease III, whose product MPEVPKEPLTVLERCIGYRFRDISLLKSALTHRSYVNENQGSGRIDDNERQEFLGDAVLQLAVSELLYSRFPNFSEGMLTKVRASLVTDQALSRLAVSYGIGDFLLLGRGEEASGGREKESLLANALEAVMAAIFGDGGYEAAQKFIKKTFEPLLDDLENERLYHDYKSRLQELSHELFQSIPSYRIRGTRGPDHDKTFEVEVDIERTVRAAGSGKSKKEAEQQAARRALDVILARNDGESP is encoded by the coding sequence ATGCCTGAAGTGCCTAAAGAGCCCCTGACCGTTCTGGAACGGTGCATCGGCTACAGGTTCAGGGACATCTCTCTCCTGAAAAGCGCTCTGACTCACCGCTCCTATGTCAATGAGAACCAGGGCTCCGGACGTATTGATGACAATGAGCGTCAGGAATTCCTGGGCGACGCCGTGCTGCAGCTCGCAGTCAGCGAACTGCTCTACAGCCGTTTCCCAAACTTCAGCGAAGGCATGCTGACAAAGGTTCGGGCATCCCTGGTAACCGATCAGGCACTGTCACGGCTGGCTGTCTCTTACGGAATCGGTGATTTTCTTCTGCTGGGCCGGGGAGAGGAGGCCTCCGGCGGACGGGAAAAGGAATCCCTCCTGGCGAACGCCCTGGAAGCTGTTATGGCCGCGATCTTTGGTGACGGCGGTTACGAAGCCGCTCAAAAGTTCATTAAGAAGACCTTTGAACCCCTGCTGGACGACCTGGAAAACGAGAGGCTTTACCACGACTACAAGTCCCGCCTTCAGGAACTGTCCCACGAATTGTTTCAATCCATACCATCCTACCGGATCCGCGGAACCCGGGGACCGGACCACGACAAAACCTTTGAGGTGGAAGTAGACATCGAGAGGACTGTCAGGGCCGCCGGCTCCGGAAAGAGCAAGAAAGAGGCCGAACAGCAGGCCGCCCGTCGGGCTCTCGACGTTATCCTGGCGCGGAACGATGGTGAATCACCATGA
- a CDS encoding YdbH domain-containing protein: MNEDNRDRAPSFAFPRRFTGILFCLVAVLSIVLLALTWGAPILAESVLIRYMERAGIENPEVRVESISPRGIVMSGLKAQNGRISLDFLAIRFSPSGLMKGTVDRILASGLTWRITVRDDGADAAFPPSGKGLPSAAGPVALPFGFLEITSSAVVIDFGGWSLNVPFSGRLESRSRDGMMMTALCEPLGIPFTIHGRGNLETGEARFGIRVSNRTGKAVTVPPAGQSGPSLSGLLDIRADWHREAGSSGLGTVSATALVKGLTLDTSALRVRLDEGFIAAGSDIDENLALTNLEGGVSLEGLRFMEWELPFLTLTQDGGGTRTHLSARLEKPLRAVITAESNHSPPASLLNKKAPMGGHVDWVLEGTIPEELVLFHSNGMVSTDGDISFHARGDIHSKPAPWPRVEVDITTTAVSKNPLRLRMGDKSIHFGQASLEGRATLGGDGLEGFSALIGLEGGTLDIPSIPVRIGGISLRVPLAMGEEPPQPGHFTLGQVSFAGIDRPGPAGQIALYDGKLRLDGSWLLLSPSPLIFSTDLAVEGGTLAGSFTGSMDWCDLPDQKDLSHLVPGLGDVDITGQVRGEFLLDLPDPHVKPRLKLSLRNLNIRSRSKDLTVEGLAGTVTFTSLDPLNTPGNQVCTVDRLRLGAFDLEQGSLAFRVENRDRLFLERSAWNIPQGGSIALRAARVDLESKRLNLEVLLEDIDIIALLSRLTEGKVAGSGLIYGRLPLTYERGRLTFERGYVYSVPGTGRVGIHDEQWLRTIMFHINEAMAGHPHLSLVARRMEEALKDFEYTYLTMDLKKKGQETAARIEVRGKGMTGDPPQEIGSLVLNVNDLDEIINRVLGFTLSSRESVDRTLEELLDFR, from the coding sequence GTGAACGAAGACAACCGCGACAGGGCTCCATCCTTTGCGTTTCCCCGTCGATTCACAGGCATCCTCTTCTGTCTTGTTGCCGTCCTGTCCATCGTTCTCCTGGCGCTCACCTGGGGAGCGCCGATTCTTGCCGAATCAGTGCTGATCCGCTACATGGAGCGAGCGGGGATAGAAAACCCCGAAGTGCGGGTGGAGTCCATTTCGCCGCGGGGTATCGTCATGAGCGGGCTGAAAGCGCAGAACGGACGCATCAGCCTCGATTTTCTGGCGATCCGTTTTTCTCCCTCAGGCCTCATGAAAGGCACCGTTGACCGGATTCTGGCAAGCGGCCTCACCTGGCGGATAACGGTACGCGACGACGGTGCCGATGCGGCTTTTCCACCCTCCGGCAAAGGTCTTCCGTCGGCGGCAGGGCCTGTGGCCCTTCCGTTCGGCTTTCTCGAAATCACTTCATCAGCGGTCGTCATCGACTTCGGGGGATGGTCCCTGAATGTACCCTTTTCAGGCCGTCTTGAATCGCGCTCCCGGGACGGAATGATGATGACCGCCCTGTGCGAACCCCTGGGAATTCCTTTCACCATCCACGGCCGGGGCAATCTTGAAACGGGGGAGGCGCGTTTTGGAATCAGGGTCTCCAACCGGACCGGGAAAGCAGTGACCGTACCGCCGGCGGGTCAAAGCGGCCCTTCCCTGTCGGGCTTGCTGGACATCAGGGCTGACTGGCACCGGGAAGCCGGGTCGTCCGGACTGGGTACCGTCTCGGCCACCGCCCTGGTGAAAGGGCTGACACTCGATACGTCCGCTCTGCGGGTACGCCTGGACGAGGGATTCATCGCGGCCGGGTCTGACATCGATGAAAACCTGGCGCTCACAAATCTTGAAGGCGGAGTGAGCCTCGAGGGACTGCGCTTCATGGAATGGGAATTGCCCTTCCTCACCCTGACCCAGGATGGCGGCGGAACCCGCACACATCTTTCGGCGCGCCTTGAAAAACCTCTCCGGGCGGTGATCACCGCCGAAAGCAACCATTCACCGCCGGCGAGCCTCCTGAATAAAAAGGCTCCCATGGGAGGGCACGTTGATTGGGTCCTCGAGGGGACGATACCCGAAGAACTGGTTCTTTTCCATTCAAACGGCATGGTTTCCACAGACGGCGACATTTCCTTTCATGCCCGGGGCGATATCCATTCGAAACCGGCTCCGTGGCCCCGGGTCGAGGTTGACATCACCACCACGGCGGTATCGAAAAACCCCCTCCGGTTGCGCATGGGTGACAAAAGCATTCATTTCGGCCAGGCCTCCCTGGAGGGCCGGGCGACCCTGGGAGGGGACGGTCTTGAGGGTTTCTCAGCCCTTATCGGCCTTGAGGGGGGAACGTTGGACATTCCGTCGATTCCTGTCCGAATAGGAGGTATTTCGCTGCGTGTTCCCCTCGCGATGGGAGAGGAACCTCCCCAGCCCGGACACTTTACACTCGGTCAGGTCAGCTTCGCCGGGATCGACCGGCCGGGCCCGGCGGGGCAGATCGCTCTGTACGACGGGAAACTGCGCCTGGATGGTTCCTGGCTCCTTCTTTCTCCTTCCCCCCTTATTTTCAGCACCGACCTTGCCGTGGAGGGAGGAACGCTCGCGGGAAGCTTTACGGGCAGCATGGACTGGTGCGACCTGCCCGATCAAAAAGACCTGTCCCATCTGGTACCGGGACTGGGCGATGTGGACATCACGGGTCAGGTCCGTGGGGAATTCCTCCTGGACCTCCCGGACCCGCACGTGAAGCCCCGTCTGAAATTATCGCTGAGGAACCTGAATATTCGCAGCCGTTCAAAGGATCTTACTGTGGAAGGCCTGGCCGGAACCGTGACATTCACAAGTCTGGACCCCTTGAACACACCAGGAAACCAGGTATGTACCGTCGACAGGCTGCGCCTCGGGGCCTTTGATCTGGAACAGGGTTCCCTTGCCTTCAGGGTCGAGAACCGTGACCGTCTTTTTCTTGAGCGATCTGCCTGGAACATCCCGCAGGGCGGCTCCATCGCCCTGCGGGCGGCACGGGTCGATCTTGAAAGCAAGCGGTTAAATCTGGAGGTTCTGCTTGAAGACATCGACATCATAGCCCTGCTCTCCCGACTGACGGAGGGAAAGGTTGCCGGAAGCGGCCTGATCTACGGAAGGCTTCCCCTGACCTATGAAAGGGGACGGCTCACATTCGAGCGGGGGTATGTTTATTCCGTACCCGGCACGGGGCGGGTGGGTATCCACGATGAGCAGTGGCTGCGGACAATCATGTTCCACATCAATGAGGCCATGGCCGGTCACCCCCATCTTTCCCTGGTTGCCCGGCGCATGGAAGAGGCGCTGAAGGACTTTGAGTACACCTATCTTACGATGGACCTCAAAAAGAAGGGGCAGGAAACGGCCGCGCGCATTGAGGTGCGGGGTAAAGGAATGACGGGCGATCCGCCCCAGGAAATCGGCAGTCTCGTTCTGAACGTAAATGATCTTGACGAGATTATCAACAGGGTCCTCGGTTTTACCCTGAGCAGCCGGGAATCAGTCGACCGGACACTGGAAGAATTGCTTGACTTTCGATAA
- a CDS encoding class II aldolase/adducin family protein, which produces MEAMIRKYERKLVTRGLSHEGEPILGAMDAELVWNREDGTSTVLEKLFRELGITALLFSMPREPWRTIIDYLCETSGNAIYPEDSETRTFLHDIPLAGSFSDADLVPLLKGRNCAIVPGWGIVTTGTVSPEQAFVTFSSVCFACFVTFFSEMLSMRRRGRLTKKALRALNSVAGMAGDPGPVDDGTEKLATGPFATPQDACRALEEAGRTVVSHDLVDSCFGNLSYRLGDVLYISQTGSSLDELQGCIDPCPLDGSSCAGLTASSELSLHLEIVRSTKMKAILHGHPRFSVIISMDCAVDDCDFRGDCHRRCPRERFFGDIPILPGEVGRGPFGIDKTVPAALIRHGATLVYGHGTFTTGMDDFNEAFQRMLSLEEECRAEYFRRLDR; this is translated from the coding sequence ATGGAAGCAATGATTCGAAAATACGAGCGCAAGCTCGTTACCCGGGGGCTCTCTCATGAAGGAGAACCGATCCTGGGCGCCATGGACGCCGAACTTGTCTGGAACAGGGAGGACGGCACGAGCACCGTCCTGGAGAAGCTGTTCCGGGAACTCGGCATCACCGCCCTGCTTTTTTCGATGCCCCGGGAACCCTGGAGGACAATCATCGACTATCTCTGCGAAACCTCCGGCAACGCCATCTACCCGGAAGACTCCGAAACACGGACGTTTCTCCATGATATTCCCCTGGCCGGCAGCTTCAGTGATGCCGACCTGGTTCCCCTTTTGAAAGGGAGAAACTGTGCCATCGTCCCCGGCTGGGGCATCGTCACCACGGGTACCGTCAGCCCGGAACAGGCCTTCGTGACGTTCAGTTCCGTCTGTTTCGCCTGCTTCGTTACATTCTTTTCTGAAATGCTCTCCATGCGGCGTCGCGGAAGGCTGACGAAGAAAGCCCTGAGGGCACTGAACTCAGTCGCGGGTATGGCCGGCGACCCCGGCCCGGTCGACGACGGTACCGAGAAGCTGGCCACGGGACCTTTCGCCACCCCACAGGACGCCTGCAGGGCGCTGGAAGAAGCCGGTCGAACCGTTGTTTCCCATGACCTCGTCGATTCCTGTTTCGGCAACCTGTCCTACCGCCTGGGTGATGTGCTCTACATAAGCCAGACAGGGAGTTCCCTCGATGAGTTGCAGGGCTGCATCGATCCCTGTCCCCTGGACGGGTCATCCTGTGCCGGGTTGACCGCATCGAGCGAACTGTCGCTCCACCTGGAGATCGTCCGATCTACGAAGATGAAGGCAATCCTCCACGGTCATCCCCGCTTCTCGGTCATTATTTCAATGGATTGCGCCGTCGATGACTGCGACTTCCGCGGAGACTGTCACCGGAGATGCCCCCGGGAGCGTTTCTTCGGCGATATTCCCATCCTTCCCGGTGAGGTGGGACGGGGGCCCTTCGGCATCGACAAGACTGTGCCGGCGGCCCTGATACGCCATGGAGCCACCCTTGTCTACGGACATGGAACCTTCACGACGGGCATGGACGATTTTAACGAGGCTTTCCAGCGCATGCTCAGTCTGGAAGAGGAGTGCCGCGCTGAATATTTCCGGCGTCTTGACCGCTGA
- a CDS encoding pyridoxal phosphate-dependent aminotransferase, protein MKLAKRASRIKPSPTLAISAKANAMRAEGRDVISFGAGEPDFDTPDHIKQAALAAMKAGFTKYTPVGGINELKDAITAKLLRDNGLSYTRSNICVSCGAKHAIYNLAQVLFEQGDEVIIPAPYWVSYPDIVALAGATPCILPTSEKHQFKMTPEDLERAVSPKTRGLILNSPSNPTGSAYTAEELRAIVAIVKKHPSIVVISDDIYEKIIYDGLSFTNIASLDEGLKEQTIVVNGVSKSHAMTGWRIGYAAGPEAVIAAATNVQSQNTSNPASISQKAAVAALRGDQGPTERMVGEFAARRDYITAALNDMPGVSCLKPQGAFYVFPNVAKLYGTSCEGRDIDGSAALTAFLLEVAEIAVVPGVEFGSDDHVRLSYATSMENIERGMARMREALARLLH, encoded by the coding sequence ATGAAACTGGCGAAACGGGCAAGCAGAATCAAGCCGTCACCGACTCTGGCCATTTCGGCAAAGGCAAATGCCATGCGGGCCGAGGGCAGGGACGTTATCAGCTTCGGAGCCGGCGAGCCGGACTTCGATACGCCGGACCACATCAAGCAGGCGGCCCTCGCCGCCATGAAAGCGGGGTTTACCAAATACACTCCCGTTGGGGGTATCAATGAACTCAAGGATGCCATCACGGCGAAGCTCCTCAGGGACAACGGCCTGTCCTATACCCGGTCGAACATCTGCGTGTCCTGCGGCGCGAAGCACGCTATCTACAACCTGGCCCAGGTTCTGTTCGAACAGGGAGACGAGGTCATCATTCCCGCACCCTACTGGGTTTCCTATCCCGACATCGTGGCCCTTGCCGGCGCGACGCCCTGTATTCTTCCGACCAGCGAGAAACATCAATTCAAGATGACGCCGGAAGACCTCGAACGAGCCGTCAGCCCCAAGACCAGGGGGCTTATCCTGAACAGCCCATCCAACCCGACGGGTTCCGCTTACACCGCTGAAGAACTTCGGGCAATCGTCGCGATCGTGAAGAAACACCCCTCCATCGTTGTCATAAGCGACGATATTTACGAAAAAATTATATACGACGGGCTCTCATTCACGAATATCGCAAGCCTGGACGAAGGTCTGAAAGAGCAGACCATCGTGGTGAACGGGGTGTCCAAGTCCCATGCCATGACCGGGTGGAGAATCGGGTACGCCGCGGGCCCCGAGGCAGTCATCGCCGCAGCCACAAACGTTCAGAGCCAGAATACATCGAACCCCGCCTCGATCTCCCAGAAGGCCGCCGTGGCGGCTCTGCGGGGAGACCAGGGCCCGACGGAGCGGATGGTCGGCGAGTTTGCCGCAAGAAGGGACTACATCACCGCGGCGCTCAACGACATGCCCGGCGTCTCGTGCCTGAAACCTCAGGGGGCTTTTTATGTCTTTCCAAATGTCGCCAAGCTGTACGGCACATCCTGTGAGGGCCGCGACATAGACGGTTCGGCGGCTCTGACGGCTTTTCTTCTGGAAGTTGCCGAAATTGCCGTGGTCCCGGGCGTTGAGTTCGGAAGTGACGACCACGTCCGCCTGTCCTATGCCACTTCCATGGAGAACATAGAGCGTGGCATGGCCCGAATGAGGGAGGCGCTGGCCCGTCTGCTTCACTGA
- a CDS encoding cupin domain-containing protein: MFTRGSRKGYREMLPGIELKPMTHGNAMLLGEFRLKKGSRIPSHRHVYEQIGYLVSGGMRFILEDGIFDAEPGDSWCITADCEHAAEVMEDSVVVEVFSPVREDYLF, encoded by the coding sequence ATGTTTACCAGAGGCAGCCGGAAGGGGTACCGGGAGATGCTTCCGGGAATCGAACTGAAACCGATGACTCACGGCAACGCGATGCTGCTGGGTGAGTTCAGGTTGAAAAAGGGTTCCCGCATCCCGTCCCATCGCCACGTGTACGAACAGATCGGGTACCTGGTTTCAGGAGGAATGCGGTTTATACTCGAGGATGGGATTTTCGACGCCGAACCGGGGGATAGCTGGTGCATCACGGCAGACTGTGAACATGCCGCTGAAGTCATGGAAGACTCCGTTGTGGTCGAAGTCTTTTCCCCGGTCCGGGAAGACTATCTGTTCTAA
- a CDS encoding YdbL family protein, translated as MKRIVLLTLLFVLALMVSLVPAPQAQNRDSIVNSMKGRYPALLEAKNNGFIGEAWNGLVGVVNPAAPAGAKAAAEGENSDRVALFRIIAAETSTPLEEVALQNRIRMYRLAEDNHFLQDQNRQWVQKKDLK; from the coding sequence ATGAAAAGAATTGTGCTTCTCACCCTGTTGTTTGTCTTGGCCCTCATGGTATCCCTGGTGCCGGCCCCGCAGGCCCAAAACAGGGACAGCATCGTCAATTCCATGAAAGGTAGATACCCCGCGTTGCTGGAGGCCAAAAACAATGGTTTTATCGGTGAGGCCTGGAACGGTCTCGTCGGCGTGGTCAACCCCGCTGCCCCGGCCGGCGCAAAGGCCGCCGCCGAGGGAGAAAACAGTGACCGCGTAGCTCTCTTCCGCATCATTGCCGCGGAGACATCGACTCCGCTCGAGGAAGTAGCCCTGCAGAATCGCATACGGATGTACCGCCTGGCCGAAGACAACCACTTTCTGCAGGATCAGAACCGCCAGTGGGTGCAAAAGAAAGACCTCAAATAG